TCTCCTCTGATCTCAGGCTTGTACCAGCCGCGGTGAGGGCGAGCCTCCCTCACCCCAGGAGCTGATAATCCCATGGGCAGGGTGAGGCTGACCCAGGTGACCAGGCCACCCGGGCTCCAGCCGTCCAGAGGGAGGAGGGCCCGTTGGTGTAGGAAGGCCCCTgggtgggatggagagagggaggaccATTTCCTCTCTGCTGTGTTGACACCCATCAGCAGTGGCCTGGATTCTCAGCTGACCGCGATGAGTTTCCACTAATGGACTGTTTCTAACCCTGAGGGGGGTCCCctgaagaggggaggagagaccAGTGTCATGGAGTTGGCCTTAGTCACTGAAGCCAGGCTGGACACGTGGCAGGCCAGGCCCAGAGCGGCACCCCCAGCTCTGGCCCGAGCTGCTTCCTGCCACCAAGAGACATGCGGAAAGGCCCAACGCCCAGGCCCTGGCAGAGAAAATCCGCCATGTGCTCGGGACCACAAGACCACAGCCCAGGAAACAAGAATCTCTGTGTTTTTAATAAACAGCCCActctgcctcccctccaccccctgcctccatGACCCTCTTGGTCTCTTTGCCCTATTCTCTTCCACCTGGAGGTTTCCGGCCGTTCATCTCGAGCTTTCAGATTCACGCCCCTTCTATGCCCCAGGCTGAGAGGTGCCCGGGCAGGTCTGGGCCTGTCCCTGACTGTCCCGGGCTCCTGCAAGGCAGCACCACCTCGGCTGGCCTTCTGGGGAAGGAGGCTGTGGCCCCCAGGCCCCCCAGGATGAGAGCGTCCCTCAGCAGCAACCATGTGATCAAACATCAGAAAAATCGCTCCACATCTCCCGTGGCCCCTCAGGTGTCCATGCTGTATGTGGGTCTTGAGGAGAAACCCAGGCTTGGGGACTGGGATGCCGTGGAGGGCTGGGCCAGAGCCATCCATTCCCCAGCCTCTTCCCTTGCCTGCCTCTCCCGTCTTGTAACTGGCCCAGGACAGAAATTCCTGACCGGAACGGCGTGGACACACGCGCCCACCCCTCCTTAGGCTTTGTCACCCCTGGGGATCTCCGTGGACCGGAGGGGCCACAGTTAGGGTGACCTCATGTCCCAGTTTGCGCAGAACGGGCCAGGTTGCTCGTGATAATGCTTCTTTCACACTCAGAAGTGTCTGCTGTGGATCAAGAATTATTccgtcagggcttccctggtggcgcagtggttgagagtctgcctgcagatgcaggggacgcggattcgtgccctggtctgggaagatcccacatgctgcggagcggctggacccgtgagccatggccgctgagcctgcgcgtccggagcctgtgctccgcaacgggagaggccacagcagtgagaggcccgcgtaccgcaaaacaaacaaacaaaaaaaaagaatgattccaTCACCCCACCTCAAATCAACATGAAACGGAATGCACACACAAGCCGTTCCGTGGCCCCGACCTCAGTGGACGGGCAGTGCCCACGGCGTTCCCCACTGGCCGTCCAGGCCCAGCCAACTCCTCTGCGCTGAGGTCCTCGATGCCACAGTTCTCTTGAACAGATCCTCTCCTTTCTGTCCCCTCGTCCAGTTCCCTATGTCCGACCCTGCCTCTCCCCAACACAAACAATGACAACAGCCCACGGTGGGGTCCCCCGGCTGGAGCTTCTCCCCGTCCAGTCCACAGTTCTGCACTGACCTGTGCAAAGCAGATGGGGGGACTGCCCTCCTCAACATGTCCAGGGGCTCCTACTGGTGACATCCAAGTCCCCTGTTGCCTCTCCTGCGTCCCCTCCTAACACCCTCCTCCAACCTGGGCCCTGCTGCTCGAAGAAGTCACCTTTCAGCTCCTTTCTGTAACTGACCTCAGGTGCCGGGAAAGGTTTCTGACTCTTCCCATCAGAGGCAGCTGCTCCCTCCCGTCTGAGCTCCAGGGGGACTTTGCTAACATTCACTCCAGGCCGTCTGACCTCTAGCACGCTGGCCCCTGCACGTCCTACACGTGAATCTGTCTGCCTTGCCTCCTAATCAGACACTCTCCAAGGTCAAGAACGGCATCTCTGTGACGCCCAAACAGGGCCTTGCGCACGGAGGAGCTCGCTGTAACGGGACGGTGTGCTATAAAATGGATAGATAATCCACCTCAAATTTTTAACGCCAGATGGCCCAATAGTTCATTCATTCCTGGTGACGATGGGGCGGGGGCTCTGGGGGGACACGCACACTGTCACATCAGCTGCTACACAGCAGCTCATGGGAGGAAGTCTGCTAAGAAGAGTTGGGACCTAACTGGAGTCGTCCAGCATCCCCGCgcacccttccccatcccctccctggcCCCACCGCCTCCTTCAAGGCCAGGCTTCACGCCCACCCTTCTCCGTGTatccttccccacctctctcaGTGCACGGGGGATCTCGCCCGCCTTCTAAGCTCCTGACTCCTGATTTAGGACAACTAATCTGCTAAGTCAGGTACCGTCTGGTGTCATCTTTCGTACTGAACTTACATCTGTGTCTGGCTTAACAGGTAGGTTTTGCCGATGCAGGAAGGTggggaagagctgggatttggatTCCAGGCTCTGCTCCTTTCATCTGGACAGTCTGACCCTCCCTCTCCAGGGTCAAACCCTCCCCTGTGGCTCCCTGGGAACCTGAGTTGGTCAGAAAAGCCACTCTTTGGGCTAAGGCACGCGGCCCAGCATCTCGGGGAGCTAACACCATTTGAGGGCCTGGTGGCCAGTCCCTGATAGTAGGTAGGCCCCCCAAGGGCAGGCTCCCTGCAACATGCCCGCTGTGCACAGATAGCAGAACCCCTCTTTCCTAGAAGGCAGGGGAACCGCGGCGGGAGGCTCCTCCCCAGATAAAATACTCACCCCTGGTCCTGTCTCCTCCCAGAGACAGACAGCAGCGGGGAGCGGGGGCCAAGCGGGGGTCAAGCGGGGATGAGGACCGCCTGGGGCTCTGGGCACCTCTTCAACCGGCCACCAGACCCCTGAGACGGTTGCCGTTCTTGGCTCATGAACAAAGAAACCGAGCGACTTACGGAGAGGGACAGGCTAGGCTCCCAAGGGAGGCAGGGCTGTGTCCCAGCCCTGGGGACTTTTCCTCCAAGGACCCAGCTGGgaagccccccgcccccgcctccgcCCCAAATCGTCGGCCACCGTCTCCGCCCCAGGagcctgccctccctctcccctcccctccccccctcccctcccctcttcctcccccctcctcccccctcctccccgccccccctcccccctcctcccccaccccttcctgcccACCCAGTCGCCTCGGCCCGGGGTGGGTGACAGGAAGGGAGGTGCTGGGCACCGGCCGTGAAAAGCCACCCTCCCTCTCGACGCCGCGTCCGCCCGGGCCTCGCCAGCCATGCGCCCCACCGAGCCCTGGAGCCCCAGCCCGGGGACGGCGTCCTGGGACTACTCAGGGTCGGGCGCCccggaggagctggagctggaggaggagctgtgCGCGGCCCGGGACCTGCCCTACGGCTACGTCTACATCCCCGCGCTCTACCTGGCGGCCTTCGCCGTGGGCCTGCCGGGCAACGCCTTCGTGCTGTGGCTGCTGGTCGGGCGGCGCGGCCCGCGGCGGCTCGTGGACACCTTCGTGCAGCACCTGGCGGCCGCCGACCTGGGCTTCGTGCTCACGCTGCCGCTGTGggccgcggcggcggcgcggggtgGCCTCTGGCCCTTCGGCGAGGGCCTGTGCAAGCTCAGCAGCTTCGCCATGGCCGGCACGCGCTGCGCGGGCGCCCTGCTGCTCGCCGGCCTCAGCGTGGACCGCTACCTGGCCGTGGGCCGCCCGCTGGCCGCGCGCGCCCGCCGCACCCGGCGCTGCGCGCTGGCCGCATGCGGGGCCGTGTGGGCCACGGCGCTGGCGGCCGGCCTGCCCTCGCTGGTCTTCCGCCGCCTGCGGCCGCTCCCCGGGGGCCATGGCAGCCAGTGCGCCGAGGAGCCGTCCGACGCCTTCCAGGGCCTGAGCCTGCTTACGCTGCTGCTGACCCTGGCGCTGCCCCTGGCCGTCACCGTCGTCTGCTACTGCCGCGTGTCGTGCCGCCTGCGCGGGCCGGCGCACCTGAGCCGCGCCCGGAACCGCTCGCTGCGCATCATCTTCGCCGTCGAGGGCGCCTTCGTGGGCTCCTGGCTGCCCTTCTGCGCGCTGCGCGCCGTCTTCCACCTGGCGAGCCTGCGCGCGCTGCCGCTGCCCTGCCGCCTGCTGCTGGCGCTGCGCTGGGGCCTCTCCGTCGCCACCTGCCTGGCCTTCGTCAACAGCTGCGCCAACCCGCTCATCTACCTGATGCTCGACCGCTCGTTCCGCGCGCAGCTGCGGCGGCGCGGGGCCTGCTGGCGCTCGGAGCGCGCGGCGCGCGGGGGCAGCTCGGCGTCCTCGCTCTCCCAGGACTACGGCTCTCCGTTCCGGAGCCCGGCCCGCCGAGCCCAGACGACGAACGCCTCCTCGGCCGCGGGCCCATAGCTGGCCAGCCCGGAGGAGCGCGCGGCAGCGGCGCGCGGAGAGGGGCGGGAGGCATAGCGAGGTGGGCCGCCCCCAACCCCCTACCTGCCTTCCCCGGACCTGCCTTCCCGAGCGCGGAGAGCGGCCCCGCCGGCGCCGCCTAGACCCCGCGGGTCTCGTTAACCAGCTTTCCCCAAACCTCAGCGTTTCGAACTCCCCCCCATGCCAGGCGGCTGAGACCAGGTCTTCTCCCGCTCGACCCCGCGGGCACCTGGGCTCTTTGTCTCCAGCCCAAGAAAGGTCCTGCGAGATGGAGCCCACAGCAGCCCGGACACCGCAGGGTCCGCCGAGTAGGGGAAAGGGAAGTGGGCCTCCCTTCTCTGCCCCGTGGATAGCAACACTGGCCAGAGCCCCCCAAAAGCCACTCTTGTCTTGGGCTCTGTTACCTGTGGTCCCTACAATCGCCATTGCTGTCTGAGAAATACCTCCTCCAAGCCAGACCCTCTGGCCCCTCACTTTCCAAAAGATCCTACAGACTATGAAACCGACAGCCCTTTATACTCAGCGGTCTTGGTGGCAGAGTTTGCTGAATCATTAGTCGCCATCAGTTCAGATCTTCATTTTCAAAGCTCGCCAAAGCGTGGGAACCAGTCCTGCTGTCGGCTCACCCAGCCATTCCTCCTGAGTTTCCCCAGAAGCCCGGGCCTGCCCCAGTTCTGtatcttctcccctctcccaacAAGCGGCAGGACTCACCCTGGAAGTTATCCTGGACCTTCCCTCTGGACAGAGAGTTCCGGCATCTCTCATCAGGTGTTTGTTTGGATTCTCTCTCCCCTAGCCCGGACACCAGGCCCTTCAGTGTGAGTTCCCCTTTCTCAATAAACACTCTCGCTGCCCTCGCCCAACAGCTGTGTCGGTCTTTACTTGAGCAGAGGCGAATGGAACACTGGGTCAGACAAAACTCAACCCAGGAGTTGAGGTTGACCTCAAAGTGATCAGAATTTGGAGTGAAGGTCAGGGACCGAGACAGTTGATCCCACCGTGGGCACAGCAGTCCCACAGGAGGGCGGCATAGCTTTtaattctcattattttaaaggATGCTTCACATTTTGAAGGTttcaaagagagaagagaaaaaaaaataaaagatttaaggTCATCTGCCAGCCAGGTGTCACTTCAAAGAGGAAATGTGTCATTGTGATTCTCAGATCGGCACAGGGCTTTTTCTCCTACCCCTTTTGAGACCATCCAGTACAAATGTTGAGGGTGTCCATTTTCTGACTCTGTGACATCGTTTGAGGTTTCTGGAGGGGTTGAAATTTCAGTGTTTCTACTTTTAAGAGGATTTGGCCTGAAGAAGTGTCAGCCGTTGCGGAAAGGAGCTCAGAACTTCTCTCTGAGGGCCTCCCTCTCCGCCAGACCCCCGGACAGGCGTGGAGTCCAGTCTTTGGGGCTGATGGGTTAGAGCAGTTCAAACCCGCCTGTCAGCGGCCCTGGGAGGTCAAGCTGGGAAGAAGCACACCTGGGTGCGTCCTCCCCACGCACCCGAGGGAGGCAGGCCTTGCGGCCTGTGGGGTCGCCGAGCCGGCGGGACCGAGTCCAGACACTTTAACCTTGAAGCCCTCGGTACATCGGGGCTGCCCCCATCCTCACCTCATCGCCCTCCGAGGCAAGAGGTGACCATTTCATATGATGGGACCTCAGCTTACAGCAGAAGCGCTTTTCTGGGCTGTTTGGACGGAGCCCCTACCTGGACCCCTGTCACCTTGCTTCTCCCGACTTGCTGATGAACTGAGTTCCctgaagacagacagacagacagaaaactTCTCCATCTCCCCCCAGCACAGCAGTTATCAAAGCTCAGCATTTCCCTCCCACTGCTGGGAGACTGGAAAATGCTggtaagtgaaaagaaaaaaggggtaACAGAGTTGCTTGTGTTAGATAAGCACCCACACGCTTCACGGCTGGAGGCTAGAAAATAACTGTTAGCCTTGGTGTTGTCGAAGCAAAGCACTAGGAACCACAGAGTCCTTTGGGTAAAAACCACCTTCTGTGCTTTTCCTTCTCCAGCTCCAGTTAAACGCCACAGGCGTCTCTCTTCTCAACTAGTGGGAAGCCGTCCcgtttctctctgtttttgttgtCTCTCCCTTGAGAATGTGAGCTCCATAAGCCAAGGGAGTATGTCTGTTTGGTTTGAGGCTGTGTCCCCAGTGTCTGGTGGGGAAGGGGACACGCATGAACCCCCCGTGGAGGGAATGGTCATCGGGACCCCGTCGTCATCCGAAATGATGAGAAATAACGCGAAGCGTAAAAGCGGGGTTGTTGCATGGTATTACGATCTAGGCACACAGGAAAGGGCTGTAGGAGTGAGGGAGTGGTAGCCCCTTCCCCTCCATGTCTCTGTCATGAAATTTTCTACGAGCTTCTTTTAAGGTCAGCGAACAAAGAGCAGTCACAGTGCCCCAGTGCTGGAGCTGAAGACAGAGCCGGTCCTGACCTGCCTCAGTCCCGGCGGGGCCTTCCTTGGGCATCTCTGCcagctccctccagcctctggttCTTCATCTGAAGGATGGAGATGGTTCTATCTGTTTTACTCAGGCACCTCacagatgttttttgtttgtttgtttgttttttgcggtacacgggcctctcactgctgtggcctctcccagttgcggagcacaggctccggacgcgcaggctcagcggccatggatcacgggcccagccgctctgcggcatgtgggatcttcccggaccggggcacgaacccgtgtcccctgcatcggcaggcggactctcaaccactgcgccaccagggaagacctctctggGTTTTTTAAAGGTCAACATTTGGGCAAAGGCTGGGCACATCGGCCTGTGTGACTCTGATTTGAACTTGTGACTAATTCTGGGCTTTCTTGGGCCCTTTCTCAGGGCACCGTGTTGTCACCCAGAGCCCTGGGTGAGTGATCTGGGGAGTTCATGGGAATGGCAGAGTGGGTGAAGCCACGCTTGGTGAGATGACTCAGCCCCACCGTCACTCTTGACATGGTGAGGGCATCTCGTTTGTCAGAGCCCATGGGGTCTAACTGCTGCTCTGCCTTGGCTGGGTGGCCTGCAGGAAGCTActcaccacccccgcccccatcaaGACCCCCACTCAGTCCAGTGGGGCAAAGGATGGAAAGAGCCGGGAGCCAAAGGGCAGGGATGCTGGGCtcgtgggagggaaggaggaagcggAGAGGTGAATTGTCACCAGAGTGTCTGCTGTGCGTACCATTGCATCTCTCGTGAGAGCGGGCGCTGTGTGCGACCCCTAACGACGTCTGTCGCAGGCCTGCAGAGCTGGAGGCCCGTTTTGCTCATTCCAAGTCGGAGACAGGGAGGGCCAGACCCGGAAATTCACCTGCTTAAGGTAACGGCGACCACTTGCATCTCAGCAGCACAGCACACGTTTGTAAAAGGCACATAGACATGCTTTCCTTGGCCCTCATGACCCTGGGGCAGGCAGGAATGATccattcattttattgatggtggGGCTGGGCTTGGAAGCAGCCTGGTCAGGGTCGCAGACCAGCAACAGTGCAGCTTaagcctctgtctctccctccgaCTTCTCTGGACCCTGTCACCCCCTCCCGTGTGACACCCAGCTCACGCCCAGGGGTGCCCAGGCCCAGGCTCTCTCTTACAAATTGTTAAGTCCCCCCGCCCCACGATTGTTTAAGTAATgcaggttctttgttttttttaaaaaaggaaattacaggaaaatataaaggaaaaatatggaaaacatcCATTATTCCACCTTGAAGATACcttctttttctgtgtatataaTAACACACATGTACATTGTTTCCCAGCTAAATTGGGGTctttcctggcggtccaatggttaagactctgcgcttccactgcagggggcatgggttcaatccctggtcagggaactaagatcctgcctgccacgtggccaaaaataaatgaggaagtaaatcaaatgaaaataaataaataaaccagtaaATTGGGGTCAATCTGTATGAGACCAAAAACTGAGTTTATTATGTTCCCAAGTGTGTACCCAGTGCCTGGCGCAAACTTTGCCAGTTTGttgaatatatgttatatactttattttgtgGCATGCTTCCTTCACTTGCAAAATGCCGTATTAAATattattctagggcttcccttgtggcacagtggttgagagtctgcctgccgcctgccgatgcaggggacgcaggttcgtgccccggtccaggaagatcccacatgccgctgagcagctgggccccatgagccacggccgctgagcctgcgcgtccggagcctatgctccgcaacgggagaggccacagcagtgagaggcccatgtaccgcaaaaaaaaaaaatatatatatattattctaaatatctttttaagGTTACATTACATCATTATATGAAATGTAACCGCATTTATTTAACTAAGCCCCTAaactttttttcaagttttcattCTTATACATAATTCTGTGATGAACATCCTTGGACAAAAATCTTTATATTCACTTCTGATTCTTTGTTcaggacaaattcctagaagtgaaattattCATCAGAGATTATGAACAATTTAAGACTTCAGTACACTGTgccaaaaatgttgaaaaatttaCATTCTCTCTGGAGGTATGCAGGCACCCGTTCACCACACCCTGAACAAACACCAGGCGTTATTATCGTAAAAAAAGATTTGCCAATTTGGTATCTCCCCAAgtttaaaagaatacaatattACCATCTTATTATGTTATTTCAAATACCTTTTTTATACAACGTATTATTACAATATCACTCTGAAGTAGGTGTTAAaataatggctaatatttattgagcacatactatatgaGAGGTGCTGActtaagggcttttttttttttttttttttttttttttggcggtacgcgggcctctcactgctgtggcctctcccgttgtggagcacaggctccggacgcacaggctcagcggccgtggctcacgggcccagccgctccgcggcacgtgggatcttcccggaccggggcacgaacctgcgtcccctgcatcggcagacggactctcaaccactgcgccaccagggaagccctgacctaaGGGTTTTATATCTACTATCTTATTAGTCCTCACAGCAATTTTATGGCATGTATATTATTCTCCCTGTTCACCAGATGAAAAAATTGAACCTTGGAGAGTTCACGTAACTTGCCTTAAAGACTTGTGTTATTATCCCCACTGTATAGATGGGAACTCAAACACCAAGGTGTGTTGACTTGCCGAGGTCACGCCCAGGGCAGGACTTAAGCCCCTATCCTGGTGCACAGCTCAAGCCATCCTCCACTTCCTCTAGTTTGCTAGTGCCTGGCTTACCCTGTTTCTCACCGATTAGCCCTAAACCAAAGGGTGACCTGGGGTGAAGGCCACCGGCACTGGCCCTGCTTCTGCTCTCAGAAGATCCGGGTGTGACGCTTAACCtcatgtgtcagcttgactgggccaCCGGGCGCCTGGGTGCTCGGTCAGACACTATTCTGGGTGTTtggggatgagattaacatttgaatcagacACTGAGTGGAGCGGATGGCCCTCGTCACAGGGGCGGCCTCACGCCCCCCCTCAAGGCCTGACTAGGGCACAACGGCAGGGTCAGAGAGAACCCACCGTCCCCCGACCAGCTGAGCTGGGACGCCAGGATTCTCCTCCCTTCGGACCCGGACTGGCACTGGGACCCCTAACATCGGCTCTCCGGGGCCTCCAGCTTGCCTAGTGCAGACCTAGGACCTCTCAACCTCCATAACCACGGGGgccagtttctttgttttgttgtggtttttttgggggggctggcCGTGAcgagcatgcaggatcttagttgcttgaccaggggtcaaacctgtaccccctgcattgggagcacggagtcttaaccaccggactgccagggaagactgggccaatttcttataataaacgtctttatatatattctgtttctctgaagaacccaaTCTAATACAACCAGGGTCCCCTCAGGAGATGGAGTTTGGGCATCGATTAAGAGGGGGAAAGGGGCTCTTCCCAGGCGTGCTGGGCTCGGGGTCGGGATTGGGAGAAGCAGTGCTaaagcccccccaccccagggctgccTGGGTAGCCCCACAGGTGGGTGGAAGGTGCTGGGCTTTGCTGGGGAGAAGCCTCAGGCACCGGCCCGCGAAGCAGCTGAAGCAGTGCAGCGTCTGGGAGGCTGTGGTTTGCCCAGGAAGAGGTGCCAGACGAGGGGTGATTCATCTAGCTCACCCTGCTCTGAAAATGACTGTCTTCGGGTGTGCACACTCCCCGTTTCCCCTGCCACACAGATACCCTAAAACAAGCAGCTCACGCCCGGGCTGTCCCTACCCCAGATCCCGTGCCCGCAAAGTCACAGCACCGGGTAGGGTCGCAGGTTCGCCCAATTCTTTCTACCTTTTCAAACAAAGTTTTGGTTTTTATATAAGCTACTGCCTCAAACCTTCTCAGGTCTCATTTTCTAAAACTGTGATCACTATAAAGAGAGACAAGGCCCCATTCAGAGTGGAATAGCTCAGGATCCTACAGCCTAACTGcactcattttcattttctgaccttctctccccagcccttCTCCTATCATGGTCCCAGGTCCCGTTACTGCAATCACAAGGTGCTcggcttttttttcccccggaAGGTATTAGAAGCATTTTTCTTGGCCACCACGTAGATGTCACAGTGGTCCTTTTGAAGTCTCCATCCGGGGCCAGGCTGCGTGTAACTAGCGGGGCCTCTGCTGTCAGACAGTTGAGGTGCCAGCACCCCCGCTCTGGTCAGTGTGTGTGCAGTGATCACCTCCTCCTCCTGGTACGGGGCTGGTTTGTACGTGGGTCCCAAACCCCCTGCCACCCGGCCCTCCTCGGGGCTCCCGGCCCTCGGGCCCCGTGTGACCCATCGCCTCTGGAGACCGCCTCACCTTCTCCAGGAGCAGCAGCTTCGGGAACAAGGCACTTTGAAGAGTAGCACAACAACTGTGTAACCAGGTTTTTGTCAGAATTGCCATGATTATTTTAGACCCTAGGCGCTGACTGTGAAACACACCAGCAGCTCTCAGCTTCTTCCTCCCCGTCTTTGTCTTGTTATTCACCTCAAAATCCTCATCCTAAAACGGGAGTCATGCTTCTTATCACAAAGGGAATGTGAAAGAGTTAGATGTGTTAATATGTGAAAAGTGCTCGGGACTATACACACATTAAAAAAGCGTCGTATGTTTGCTGTAATTATTGGGAGTAAAAAACCCGAGAAAGACATTCGTTAAATAGAATTGAGTCATACCATCGTTTTGGATTCCTCTTCTCAAAATCACTGATTcaactcattttcattttgagtttactatgtgccagtcagtGTGCCAGACCATGGGactacagaaattaaaaagagtCTCAGCTCGCCTCCAGGACAACCCCGGTAAATCAATAAAGATGGGGATGGTAGCCTCACTGGcatcaaagaaggaaataaagccaCGTGGACCTTTAATTTGGgtaaagctttatttttcttttcctagttctcTTTTCTTGAAACTGAAAATCACACACAGCATTCCGTCTTGTGACTGAGCCACTTTTGTACATCACTGATTTCCAGGGTGTCGGTTAATCCCAGGGACCCTTCAGTGAAAGCCTTCGGGTTGACCGAGGACATTTGGTCCCTCCGGCCGGGGAATGTCCTGCAGAGGCCAGAGCGTTCCCTGCAGTGAGAGGGGCTGAGGGCCTCACCCACGGTCACCGCTCTGCTGAGGTGCTGTAACCAGTGCTGGACAGTCGGGCAGCTGTGGGCAAGACCCCAGCACTGGGGCTCCCCAGCATGTGGTATAAATAGGGAGGTTATTGTGAAACCTAATAAACCAGTGTGGACGTCTTCTGGGGGTTTTCTTGTGTCACAATCTGAGTCGGGAAAATGGATCACGAAGAAGGAAATTGCTCACATCATATGGAATTTATtgctttttaagagaaaaaaatattttaattagacATAGAAAATCTCCTTTGGCAGCCTCAGTACAATAACTGACTCGGGCCACAGCGATGGGTGTTTGTTAGATAAAAAGATACTAAAACCACCCGGTGGGGGCTGATGGGGGCTGGACGTGTCACCTCACTGATTATCTCCTAGTGACAAGGGGAAAACACGGTCTGATGGTGGAGGATCGCTGTCACCCGGAGCCCCCATGTCAGCTCCACATCATTGCTGTAAGAGAGGCGACCAGAGGTTATCTGCctctgggagaggagggggacgGAGCATCGGACACCGCCTGTGAGGTGTTCTCACCCAAAACGCAAGCCAGAATCCCGGTCTCAGGCTTTGCCGATAACTTCCAGGTTGCAGGAAATGTGGGGTTAGGAGCAAGCTGAACGCAGCAGACGAAACACAGAATGTAGGCCATTTCACGAGGTGACTAACCCGATTTCAAAAAGTCACTGAcatgattagaaaaaaatcagggtggggaggggacccaCACAAGATTAAAAGAGCAGAGTGCAACGTGTAGGCCTTACTGGATCCAGATAAAGACTGACTTTAGAAGACAGTGTTGGGACAACTGAAGGACTCTGAATGGACTCGGTATTAGGTGTACTGCCAAGGAGTTGTTGTGAAAACGGTCACATGTTTATATAAGAAAAAGGtgcagtgtttgtttttttttttccctgagatgCGTTCTGAAACATTTAGAAGTGATAGGTTACCAGGCC
The genomic region above belongs to Phocoena sinus isolate mPhoSin1 chromosome 1, mPhoSin1.pri, whole genome shotgun sequence and contains:
- the GPR25 gene encoding probable G-protein coupled receptor 25, translating into MRPTEPWSPSPGTASWDYSGSGAPEELELEEELCAARDLPYGYVYIPALYLAAFAVGLPGNAFVLWLLVGRRGPRRLVDTFVQHLAAADLGFVLTLPLWAAAAARGGLWPFGEGLCKLSSFAMAGTRCAGALLLAGLSVDRYLAVGRPLAARARRTRRCALAACGAVWATALAAGLPSLVFRRLRPLPGGHGSQCAEEPSDAFQGLSLLTLLLTLALPLAVTVVCYCRVSCRLRGPAHLSRARNRSLRIIFAVEGAFVGSWLPFCALRAVFHLASLRALPLPCRLLLALRWGLSVATCLAFVNSCANPLIYLMLDRSFRAQLRRRGACWRSERAARGGSSASSLSQDYGSPFRSPARRAQTTNASSAAGP